A stretch of the Pseudorasbora parva isolate DD20220531a chromosome 13, ASM2467924v1, whole genome shotgun sequence genome encodes the following:
- the abtb1 gene encoding ankyrin repeat and BTB/POZ domain-containing protein 1, translating to MDAVDLFSSCRKGDIARVRYLVEQRDVELNIRDKWDSTPLYYACLCGHEELVQYLLANGAKCEANTFDGERCLYGALSDPIRRLLKEYKRITAKAMQRDYYDQFLQTLLEQGNYSDVTFMVHGEMFKAHRCILSARSEYFAHMLETKWKGKSAIALKHPLVNPAAFGAIMQYFYTGRLDIDVNYVEDCKRLAKQCKISELIEELEVKCKQVYEFVSNKPGTCVKVLTLDPHDFQLQDGMALLADSALPAELRVGYGQLPFDLTDSFPSYPDICFRVEGYDFLCHKAFFCGRSDYFKALLEDHFSEGETLQAHPSIPVITLHDVSHDLFTRFLYYIYSDNTQLSHENVYEVLCVADMYLLPGLKRLCGRTLAALLNEENVLHMWKTAKLFRLSRLEDQCTEYMAKIIERLVERPEFADMIREDAGNVAARQETDSIPLVDEIRFHIASNVQTYSEIEEANQKLSALELLLASIGLEC from the exons ATGGACGCCGTTGATCTGTTTTCAAGCTGCAGAAAGGGCGACATTGCCAGAGTGAG ATACCTGGTTGAACAGAGAGATGTAGAGCTGAACATCAGAGATAAATGGGACAGCACACCTCT GTATTATGCATGTCTCTGTGGACATGAAGAGCTGGTGCAGTACCTGCTGGCCAACG GAGCAAAGTGTGAGGCGAACACATTTGATGGCGAACGCTGTCTGTACGGAGCGCTGAGCGACCCCATCCGCCGCCTGCTCAAAGAGTACAAGCGCATCACGGCCAAGGCCATGCAGAGAGACTACTACGACCAGTTCTTGCAGAC GCTTTTGGAGCAGGGCAACTACAGTGATGTGACGTTTATGGTGCATGGTGAGATGTTCAAGGCCCACCGGTGTATCTTGAGCGCCCGATCAGAATACTTCGCCCACATGCTGGAGACCAAGTGGAAGGGCAAGAGTGCGATTGCACTCAAACATCCACTG GTCAATCCTGCTGCGTTTGGTGCAATCATGCAGTATTTCTACACTG GTCGTTTGGATATAGATGTAAATTACGTGGAGGACTGCAAGCGTTTGGCGAAACAGTGCAAGATCAGCGAGCTGATTGAGGAGCTGGAAGTCAAATGCAAACAGGTTTATGAGTTTG tgtcTAATAAGCCTGGGACGTGTGTGAAGGTGTTGACGCTGGATCCTCATGACTTTCAGCTGCAGGATGGAATGGCTCTGCTGGCTGACAGTGCACTTCCTGCTGAGCTCAGG GTTGGATATGGCCAGCTTCCTTTCGATCTAACTGACAGCTTTCCGAGTTATCCTGATATCTGTTTCCGAGTGGAGGGCTATGACTTTCTGTGTCATAAG GCGTTTTTCTGTGGTCGCAGTGATTATTTTAAAGCACTGTTGGAGGATCATTTCAGCGAGGGTGAAACTCTACAGGCTCATCCCAGTATTCCCGTCATCACCCTTCATGATGTGTCTCACGATTTGTTCACAAGATTCCTTTACTACATCTACAGTGACAACACTCag CTCTCTCATGAGAATGTGTATGAGGTTCTGTGTGTGGCCGACATGTACCTGTTACCGGGTCTGAAGCGTCTGTGTGGCAGAACTCTGGCGGCGCTGCTCAATGAGGAGAACGTGCTGCACATGTGGAAGACGGCTAAACTGTTCAGGCTCTCGCGTCTGGAGGACCAGTGCACCGAATACATGGCCAAGATCATAGAGCGG CTGGTGGAAAGGCCAGAGTTTGCCGATATGATCAGAGAGGACGCTGGGAACGTGGCTGCCAGGCAGGAAACTGATTCTATCCCTCTGGTGGACGAGATCCGTTTCCACATCGCCAGTAACGTTCAGACGTACAGCGAAATCGAGGAAGCCAACCAGAAACTCAGCGCCCTGGAGCTCCTGCTGGCCAGCATCGGGCTGgagtgctga
- the si:dkey-222n6.2 gene encoding keratin, type II cytoskeletal 8: MSASNNGFSSRSVGSYTRAGAQIPRQGNSYFGFGNVAPVGVPIKAVSVNKSLLTPVDLQLDPDLQAVRIQEKEQIKTLNNRFASFIDKVRKLEQENKLLETKWQLLQKESKPESKLEPMLKSHISSLRAQLERVKKDKEHLDAELRNVHAQVEGQKQRYEDEINNRNKAENDFVFLKKDVDAAYLSKNALEEKIAAILDELNFLKCFYEQELHELLAEAKDTSVVVQMDNSRQLNMEKIISDVKSQYEEISACSRKETEAWSKNKFDMISSQADQCNTEMKENKGAIAELKRQIMRLQNDITSAKSQCESVEGKIKEVERCGEEAVLDAKEQIKLLEDALQKAKQEMAKHIRDYQELMNVKLTLDIEIATYKKLLEGEENRLEMESNVNIYPAHKRY, encoded by the exons ATGAGCGCTTCCAATAATGGCTTCAGCAGCCGCTCAGTGGGCTCATACACCCGCGCTGGAGCACAGATACCCCGTCAGGGTAACTCGTATTTCGGGTTTGGGAACGTGGCACCTGTCGGGGTGCCCATCAAGGCTGTGTCCGTTAACAAGAGCCTTCTAACCCCCGTGGATCTTCAGCTGGACCCCGACCTGCAGGCTGTGCGGATCCAGGAGAAAGAACAGATCAAAACTCTCAACAATCGCTTTGCCTCCTTCATCGACAAG gtTCGTAAACTGGAGCAGGAGAACAAGCTTCTGGAGACTAAATGGCAGCTGCTACAGAAAGAGTCTAAACCCGAGTCTAAACTGGAGCCCATGCTGAAGTCTCACATCAGTTCCCTGCGGGCACAGCTGGAGCGGGTGAAGAAAGACAAAGAACACCTGGACGCTGAGCTCAGGAATGTCCACGCACAGGTTGAGGGACAAAAACAAAG GTATGAAGATGAGATTAACAACAGAAACAAAGCTGAAAATGACTTTGTTTTTCTGAAGAAG GATGTGGACGCAgcgtacttgagtaaaaatgcACTGGAAGAGAAAATAGCAGCAATCCTGGATGAACTGAACTTTTTGAAATGCTTCTATGAACAG gaGCTGCATGAGCTGCTGGCTGAAGCGAAGGACACGTCTGTTGTAGTGCAGATGGACAATAGCAGGCAGCTGAACATGGAGAAGATCATCTCTGATGTGAAGAGCCAGTATGAGGAGATTTCAGCATGCAGCCGAAAGGAAACGGAGGCCTGGTCTAAGAACAAG TTTGACATGATCTCATCGCAGGCTGACCAGTGCAACACTGAGATGAAGGAAAATAAAGGTGCAATAGCTGAATTAAAAAGACAGATAATGCGACTGCAAAATGACATTACCTCAGCTAAATCACAG TGTGAGAGTGTGGAGGGAAAGATCAAAGAGGTGGAGCGTTGTGGTGAGGAGGCGGTGCTTGATGCCAAAGAACAAATCAAATTACTGGAGGATGCGCTGCAGAAAGCCAAACAGGAAATGGCCAAACATATTCGTGACTACCAGGAACTGATGAATGTCAAACTGACTCTGGATATTGAGATCGCCACCTACAAGAAACTACTGGAAGGAGAAGAGAACAG GCTTGAAATGGAATCCAATGTAAACATCTATCCAGCCCATAAACGCTACTGA